A window of the Miscanthus floridulus cultivar M001 chromosome 14, ASM1932011v1, whole genome shotgun sequence genome harbors these coding sequences:
- the LOC136503926 gene encoding uncharacterized mitochondrial protein AtMg00810-like, with amino-acid sequence MKKAFDMSNLGLFCFYLSAEVRHDSSGISLHQTHYAKRIHELSGMTGCNPAHTSMEEKLKLSRESTVEEAVKRIMRYVAGTLDYGLHYRRAPNTAWFVGYYDSDLTDDVDTSKNTTRTMFFLGDCLVS; translated from the exons ATGAAGAAGgcgttcgacatgagcaaccTCGGTCTCTTCTGTTTCTACCTCAGCGCCGAAGTGCGCCATGACTCCAGCGGGATCTCCCTCCACCAAACCCACTATGCCAAGCGCATCCATGAGCTCAGCGGCATGACAGGCTGCAATCCGGCCCACACCTCGATGGAGGAGAAGCTCAAGCTGAGTCGGGAGAGCACAGTGGAGGAG GCCGTCAAGCGAATCATGCGCTACGTGGCGGGCACCCTCGACTACGGTCTCCACTACAGAAGGGCCCCCAACACGGCGTGGTTCGTCGGCTACTACGACAGCGACCTCACCGACGATGTGGACACCAGCAAAAACACAACCAGGACGATGTTCTTCCTCGGTGATTGCTTGGTCAGCTAG
- the LOC136503924 gene encoding BTB/POZ and MATH domain-containing protein 1-like, whose protein sequence is MPGGACNLTRWRASGTGWGFSIVKRSDLEPLYVANGWVTIMCGVIVVSNDPKPVPPPPPSDIGLHLGRLLDRSMATDVTFMVGGEAFPAHRAVLAGRSPVFEAQLLGSMADATMPSMSITVQDIHPAAFRAMLRSKWFFTINIYYRNGTESLEQSMRAGFQILDEVHVHSSPGVHAAASLRHTVECTTSCKSCMRET, encoded by the exons ATGCCGGGAGGAGCGTGCAATCTTACACGTTGGAGAGCTTCGGGGACCGGCTGGGGGTTCTCAATTGTGAAGCGAAGCGATCTCGAGCCCCTCTACGTGGCTAATGGCTGGGTCACCATCATGTGCGGCGTCATCGTCGTGTCCAACGACCCCAAGCCcgttccgccgccgccgccgtcagacATTGGGCTCCATCTTGGCCGACTGCTGGACCGCTCCATGGCGACAGATGTGACGTTCATGGTGGGCGGCGAGGCGTTCCCTGCCCACCGTGCCGTGCTGGCTGGCCGGTCGCCGGTCTTTGAGGCGCAGCTTCTTGGCTCCATGGCAGATGCCACCATGCCGTCCATGTCCATCACGGTGCAGGACATCCACCCGGCGGCGTTCAGAGCTATGCTTCG ATCGAAATGGTTCTTCACAATAAACATCTACTACAGGAACGGCACTGAAAGTCTGGAACAAAGCATGAGAGCTGGTTTTCAA ATCTTGGACGAGGTGCACGTGCACAGCAGTCCTGGGGTGCATGCTGCTGCTTCATTAAGGCACACAGTGGAGTGCACCACCTCATGTAAAAG TTGCATGCGGGAGACATAA